From the genome of Cinclus cinclus chromosome 12, bCinCin1.1, whole genome shotgun sequence, one region includes:
- the KLF15 gene encoding Krueppel-like factor 15, with protein sequence MATSNKLFFIFVFLHSGSHLNFGCLVYAVGISLRDHPGMVDHLLPTDESFSSTRSSLGYFGDMTAGVRSYQMLPSPLSEDDSDSSSFCSCSSPDSQVLSSSYGSTSSAESQDSILDYLLSQASLGNTTASWWDKRRLQPIVKEEYFRLPEFPVDMEDSGPFQPTLEEIEEFLEENMDLELKERPKSETKDLRACSQVSVASLQQKEHMLPSATLKESKSEQLTSTTEGGQVSNGGMTLENGIPVMLQIQPVQIKQESNTSPSSQGPAQENIKIAQLLVNIQGQTFALVPQIVQSSNLNLSSKFVRIAPVPIAAKPIGPGGMIQGQTGIIMGQKFQKNPAAELIKMHKCSFPGCTKMYTKSSHLKAHLRRHTGEKPFACTWPGCGWRFSRSDELSRHRRSHSGVKPYQCPVCEKKFARSDHLSKHVKVHRFPRSNRSVRSVN encoded by the exons ATGGCCACCAgcaataaacttttttttat ttttgttttcctgcactCAGGCTCCCACCTGAACTTTGGCTGCCTGGTATATGCTGTTGGGATATCCTTAAGAGATCATCCAGGAATGGTGGATCACTTGCTGCCTACTGATGAATCCTTTTCATCCACAAGATCTTCTCTTGGTTACTTTGGGGACATGACAGCAGGCGTGAGGTCCTACCAAATGCTGCCCTCTCCCCTGTCAGAAGATGACAGTGACTCGTCCAGCTTTTGTTCTTGTTCCAGCCCTGACTCCCAGGTCCTCAGCTCCAGCTATGGAAGCACATCCAGTGCAGAAAGTCAGGACAGTATCTTAGACTATTTATTGTCCCAGGCATCTTTGGGGAACACCACTGCATCATGGTGGGACAAAAGGAGACTTCAGCCAATAGTGAAAGAGGAGTACTTTAGGTTGCCTGAATTTCCCGTGGATATGGAAGACTCAGGACCATTTCAGCCCACGCTTGAGGAAATTGAGGAGTTTTTGGAGGAGAACATGGACTTGGAGCTCAAAGAAAGACCTAAAAGCGAGACCAAGGACTTGAGAGCTTGCAGCCAGGTTTCTGTTGCTTCGCTGCAGCAAAAAGAACATATGTTACCCAGTGCTACTTTAAAAGAGAGCAAAAGTGAACAGTTGACCAGCACCACAGAAGGTGGCCAAGTTTCAAATGGAGGGATGACCCTAGAGAATGGAATACCGGTTATGCTCCAAATTCAGCCTGTGCAGATCAAACAGGAGTCCAACACGAGCCCCAGCTCCCAAGGACCAGCACAGGAGAACATTAAAATTGCACAGCTCCTAGTCAACATCCAAGGACAGACATTTGCCCTTGTGCCTCAGATAGTTCAGTCATCCAATTTGAACTTGTCCTCTAAATTTGTCCGCATTGCTCCCGTCCCCATTGCTGCCAAGCCAATTGGGCCAGGAGGCATGATCCAGGGGCAGACGGGAATCATCATGGGCCAGAAATTTCAAAAGAACCCCGCAGCTGAACTCATTAAAATGCATAAATGTTCTTTTCCTGGTTGCACCAAGATGTACACGAAAAGCAGCCATTTGAAAGCCCACCTGAGGAGGCACACAGGAGAAAAGCCCTTTGCGTGCACGTGGCCGGGTTGTGGATGGAG GTTCTCCAGGTCAGATGAGCTGTCCCGGCACAGGCGCTCCCACTCAGGGGTCAAACCCTACCAGTGTCCAGTCTGTGAGAAGAAGTTTGCTCGAAGTGACCACTTGTCCAAGCACGTCAAGGTGCACCGGTTCCCACGCAGCAACCGCTCCGTCCGCTCCGTGAACTGA